In a single window of the Mustela nigripes isolate SB6536 chromosome 17, MUSNIG.SB6536, whole genome shotgun sequence genome:
- the GCSH gene encoding glycine cleavage system H protein, mitochondrial: protein MALRALRSVLATACSLRVTSAPTAPCLLRPWGLRTGTVRTLRTGSALLSVRKFTDKHEWITTENGIGTVGISNFAQEALGDVVYCSLPEVGTKLNKQDEFGALESVKAASELYSPLSGEVTEINEALAENPGLVNKSCYEDGWLIKIALSNPSELDELMSEEAYAKYIKSIEE, encoded by the exons ATGGCGCTGCGAGCCTTGCGGAGCGTGCTGGCTACGGCCTGCAGCTTGCGCGTCACGTCCGCGCCCACCGCACCCTGCCTGCTGCGGCCCTGGGGACTGAGGACCGGTACCGTCCGGACACTGCGCACAGGCTCGGCTCTGCTCTCCG TGCGTAAATTCACAGACAAGCATGAATGGATAACAACAGAAAATGGTATTGGAACAGTGGGAATCAGCAATTTTGCACAG gaagcTTTGGGAGATGTTGTTTACTGTAGTCTGCCTGAGGTCGGGACAAAACTGAACAAACAAG ATGAGTTTGGTGCTTTGGAAAGTGTGAAAGCTGCTAGTGAACTCTATTCTCCTCTGTCAGGAGAAGTAACTGAAATTAATGAAGCTCTTGCAGAAAATCCAGGACTTGTCAACAAATCTTGTTATGAAGATG GTTGGCTGATCAAGATAGCACTCAGTAATCCCTCAGAACTGGATGAATTAATGAGTGAAGAAGCATATgcgaaatacataaaatctattGAGGAGTGA